The DNA window GCTGGGCGACGGCACCATGCTCTGCAACCGCGAAGCGGACGAAGAGCTCCTCCGACGCCTCGAAGGGCGCTTGCCGAAGAAGGGCGCGGTGAGTCGCGAAGACATGGGGGTCTGGGGTCTCCTCTGGGTGACCCAGGACGAAACGGCCCACGCCGATCCCGGCGCGACGCTGGGTGAGGATGTCCGAGGGGCGCTGGCCGACGCTGTGGGGCGTCAGGTCGGGCTGCTGACGGGAGGAAAGGAAGGAGAGCGCATTCGCTCTCGGGTGCAGGGAGAAGTGGCGAGGTTCTACACGCAGAAGCGCGTGGAACCCACGGGGATACTCCGGGACGCCCATCTCGCACGGCAGAAGGCGGAGGAACGGCTGACCTTCATCGAACAGTCCCTCCGGGAGAACGAGGCGCAACGCGAGCGCTGGACGAGGGAGGCAGCGCGGCTCGAGAGCCTGGAGTTCAGCTTGCCCACCCTGCGTGACGAGCTGGAGACGGCGCGGCAAACGGCGCAAGCGCTGCACCAGCACGAGGCGCGGCTGACGACGGCACGGGCCGAGCAGGCCACCGCAGAAGCCAGGAGGGATGCGCGCCAGCGCGAGGTGGAGGAGCGAAAGGGCCTCGTGGACACCATCGAGCAGCTCTCCTGTGACACCAGGGAGGAGCGCTCGCGGCTGGAAGCGATGGTGCAGCTCCATGCCGAGCGCGAGCGCGAAGGCGAGGTGGCGGAGGCGGCCCTCACGGCCATCGAGGCGCAACTCGAAGCGCAGCGCGCGGAGCGCGAGGCCACCCATCCGCTGCTCGCTCGTGCTTATGCGCTCGATCAGGTGGCGCGTACGGCCACCGATCTGGCGCGGGCCGAGATGCTGGAGGCGGAGAGCGCAGAGGTGAAGCAGGCGCTTGAACGCGATGCGCTCGACGGACGGCAGTACGATGCACTGGTCTCGCTGCGGGAGCAGTGCGTGGTCCTTCGTTCCCGGCTGGAGGCCGAAGGGACGCGGGTCCTGGTGCCGACCGCGGCAGCCGGTGAGACGACGACCGGTGGGGAAGGGGATGCCGGCACCGAGGAGAGCGCCGGCGTGCCGACCACCGTCTGGCTCCCCATGCCGGGTGCGGTCCTGTCCGTGCCTGGGATCGGCGAGGCGCAGATCGATCCTGCCCGGCCTGGTCTCGCGCTGGCCTGTGGGCGCGCGCGGGAGACGCAAGCGCGCTTGCGGGAGGCGCTGCGCAGCGCAGGACCGAAGGATCTCCAGACGGCCCGGGAGCGCCGGGCGGCGCGCGCGGTGGCCGAGGAGGACATCTGGGTGCAGCGGGCCCGCCTCGCGGAGGTGGCCCCCGAGGGGCTGGAGGTGCTCGTGCGCGAAGCCGCGGCGTTCGCGGAACGGTGGGCGCATGCGCAGGGGCGCCTGGCCGAGGCGGAGCGGTTCCGGAGCGCGCTGGATCGCTTGCTGACGAAGCTCGGCGATCAACCCATCGACGACACGACGGTCGATGCGCTGCGGAGGTTGTCCCACGACGTGGATGTCGCCGACGCCGCCTGGTCGGCCGTGGGCACGCAGGTCACCGTGCGGGCGCTGGACGATCTCACCGTCGATCTCGGCGACGGCACGCCAGCGACGTGGCTCGCCGCGGGGCAGGTGTCCCCGTGGCAGATCGTCCGGCCGACGACGATGACGATCGGCAACGCCGAGCTGCACCTCGTTCCTCGCGGAGAGGATCTGGTGAAGGCCGAAGCGCGCCTGGAACACGCCCGGCAGGCCCTGGGCACGGCGCTGCAGGAGCGGAGCCTCGAAAGCCTCGCCCACGCGGAGGAGCTGGCCCGGGCCCGCGCGGAGACCGAGAGCGCACGGGTGCGGCTGGAGCAGCGCCTCGGCGATGCGGCACCCGAGGGCCTGGATGTCCTTCGCAAGGAGGTTGCGCGGCTCGCCGCGGAGACCTCGGACCTGAAGTCGCGCGTCCAGGTGGCGCGGGAGGCCTCGGCGAGGGTGACTGCGCTGGAGATCAAGCTCGACTCCAACCGCATGACCGAGGAAGCCATCCACCGCCTCGAAGCCCTCGCCGAGGAGTTCGCCAGGTGCGAGCACGAGGTGAGCGTGCTTGCGGCGAGGGTTCGCTGGCTGACGGGGCCGTACGCGGGGCAAGAGCGACCGATCGCGGAGCGCGGCCCCCTCTGCGCGGGACCGACCGATGCCGAGAACCCGGCGCACGGCTGGGAGATCATCCCTGGCGAGCTGACCGAAGCGTCGCATCTCGCCCAGCTCGAGCGCACCCTCGACGACGCCCTGGAGCGCGCGAACGCGTGCGACCTCGACGACGCGCGGTCCCGCTGGACGCACGGCCTCTCGCTGGCGGAGCGGCAGGAGCAGCTCGCCACCGAGCTCGAACGGCTCGCGCCCGCGGGTCTCGCCGCTCTGCGGGAGCGACACGGCGCGGTGCTCGATGCGCTCGGCGATGGCCCCACGGAGACGGACATTCCCTCGGCCACCGCGCTCCAGGCCCTTCTGGAGGGGCTGACCACCCGCATCGACGCCCTGGAGCGCGAACGCCTCCCGCTCCAGGAAGCCCTCGCTCGCCACGATGCAGCCCGTCGGGACGATGAGCGAGCCCTGTCGGAGCTACGGGTGCGCGAGAGCAGCCTCCGCCATCAGCTCGACATGGCCCAGAGCCGCCTCGGGTCGGCGCGCGAGGTCGCGTCGGACGCCGCCCTTTCGGAGCGACTCGACGACGCGCAGCGCGTGCTCGCCACCGCCGACGAGGCGCTCGCGGTGGCGACCACCGCGCTGGCCGACGCCGCCCCCGAGCTCCACCGCGACGAGGTCGCTCGTGCCGAGGGCGCCTTGCGTGCCCAGGAGGCCGCGGCGCGCACCCTCCGGGACAGCGTCGTCCATCTCGAGACCCTCCTCGACCGTGCCGCCCTCGATGGGCACTTCGAGGCCCTCGGCGACGCCCGTGCCGAGCACGCCGCCGCCATCGAGATCCACCATCGGCTCGAACGCGAGGCCCGCGCCGCCCGCCTTCTCGCCGACCTGGTCGAAGAGGCGTACGCCGAGGCCCAGCGCCGCTACCTCACGCCCGTCGTCAACGAGGTCGCTCGTTACCTCGTCCACCTCCGCCCGGGCACCGAGATCAGGATGACCCAGGACCTCCGCCTCGACAAAGTCACCCGGCGCGGCATCCAGGAGGACTTCGACCAGCTCTCCGGCGGCACCCGCGAGCAGCTCTCCGTCATCGTCCGCATCGCGCTCGCCCGGGTCTTCGCGCGTGATCGTCGCCCCTTGCCGCTCCTGCTCGACGACACCCTCGGCTGGACCGACGACACCCGCTTCCTGACCATGGTCAAGATCCTCCGCGACGCCGCGAAGGAGCTGCAGGTCCTCATCCTCACGTGCCACGGCGCACGCTTCGAGCGCTTGATGCCCGACTACTGCGCCGACCTCGACGACCTCAAGCGGGACGCGGGCATGAGCGTCTCCTGAAGCGCGAGCCGGCGAACGCGCCTGGGGAGCGCGCTCGCCGGTCTTCTCTCAGCCCGTCCTCGCCATGTCCATCAGCGCCTCCTCGAGCCGCCGCTCCAGCGCAGGGTCGTCGACCTCCGGGGTGATCTCCTCCGGCAGCGCCCGTGTTCGCAGGATCAGCCGAGCCATGGCGAAGGAGCTGCGCGCGCTGGGAGGCCCTTGGACCTCCATGATCTCCATCCAGAGCGCGTATGCTCGCCCTTTCACGGCGCGACCTCCCCCGCGGGCGTGAGCACTTCGGTCCATGCGGCGTCCACCGCGTCGGCCGCCTTGAGCAGCCGTTGCGCCGCAGCCAGCGCGTTCGCGTGGAAGTCGAGCGCTTGTCGCGTCACCGACACCGCCTTTGCGGCCGCCTCCAGGCCCACCCGATCGGAGAGCGCCCCCTGCGCCAGCCTCACCATCGGCCCGGCCTCGTCCAGCTCGCGCGTCAGCGACCTGGCCTCCATCAGCAGCGTCTCCACCCGCGGATCCGGCGCCCCGCGCGACAGCCGTGTCGCTTCGGTCGACAGCTCCCGCGCTGCCACCGCGAGATCCTCGTAACACAGCACCGCCGCCGACAGATCGGAGCGGATCGCCGGGTCGAGCGTCGGCGTGTCCGACAGCTCCGCCGCGCGCGCCTGTTCGAGCGGCGGCCCGAGCGCCTGGAGCGCCCCTTCCAGCAGCCGCGCCATCCGGCGCAGGAGCCGCAGCCGCTCTTGCGGCGCCGCTGGCGGCCCCTCGGCGGGCTCATCCCCCACCAGCTCGGAGAGCCGCGCCGCAACGCGCGTCCCGAGCACCTCCAGCGCGTTCATCACCGCCGGAGAGAACCGCCGCGGCGTGATGTCGATCACGCACAGCGTCCCGATGGGCTGCCCATCCACCCGCACGGGTACGCCCGCGTACGCACGGATGCCGTAGCGTTCCACCAGATCCTGAGGCACCCACGAGTCGATCGTCGTGTCCTCGACCACGAGCGGGCGCTCGTCGCGCACCACGAACTGACAGAACGAGTTTCGCCGCGACGTCGCGCAGCTCAGCGCAAGCTCGGGCGGCAGCCCGCGATGCGCCCGGAACAGCTGCACGTGCCGCATCACCAGGCTCACCAGCGCGATCGGCGCTTCTGCCAGACGCGCGGCTTCCTCGACGCATGCATCGAGGATTGCGTCCGCGTCGAGGCGGGTGATCGCAGGATCCAATCGGTTCAGCCGCTGAGGGTCGTCGAGAATGGCCATAGTGATCTCGGTTACGTACGGCGCTCCTGCCGTCCGAGACTGGATCATGCCTCGAAACCGAGCGCTTGCAGAGCATTTAGCGCGAAACGGGAGAGAGGAGTGCGCCGATTCCCTCCTCGTGGGATGCCGTCGCCTATCATGCTCCCCATGCGCGAGGTGCTGGAGTTCCCTGAACATTTCTTGTTCGGCACGGCCACGGCCGCCACCCAGATCGAGGGACACTGCGAAGACACCGACTGGGCTGCATTTGCCCGAGAGCCTGGCCGGATCCGGGGCGGCGACACCCCGGCCGTGGCGTGCGATCACCTCCATCGTTTCCGTGAGGATGTCGCGATCCAGCAGCAGCTCGGCCTCGGCGCCCACCGCCTCTCCCTCGAGTGGGCACGCCTCGAGCCCGGCGAAGGCGACTTCGATCCGGCCGCTTGGGATCATTACCGTGAGGTCCTCGGGGCCCACCGCGATGCCGGGATCACGCCCATGGTCACCTTGCATCACTTCACCATCCCCCGGTGGCTCGCTGCGCGCGGCGGCCTCGCGAACCCCGAGCTACCGCGCCTCCTCTCTCGCTTCGCCGCCCACGCCGTCGAGGCCCTCGGCGATCTCTGCACCCTCTGGATCACCATCAACGAGCCCAACGTCGTCGCCAGCCATGGCCACCTCCTCGGCGTCTGGCCGCCCGCGCACCACGCCCCGATCGAAGCCTTCCGCGTCCTCCAGAACCTCCTCGCCGCGCACGACGCCATGTACCGCGCGATGCACGACACCGCCTCTCAGCGAGGCCACGACCTCGCCGCTGGCGTCGCCCACCACCTCCGCATCATCGAGCCCGACGACACCGGCCGCGTCGCCGATCGCGCCTGGACCGCCCTCTACGAATGGCTCTTCAACGGCTGGTTCGCCGGCGCCGTCTGCGAGCGAAAGACCCACGACTTCTTCGGCCTCAACTACTACAGCCGCGACCTCGTCCGCTTCGCCCCCGAGCGCTTCCGCGAAGCCTTCCTCGAGCGCAACGTCCGCGCCGGCGCCGAGGTGAACGATCTCGGCTGGGAGATCTACCCCGAAGGCCTCGGCCAGCTCCTCGATCTCTGGGCTCCTCGCGCCGGCGTCCCCGTCTACATCACCGAGAACGGCCTCCCCGACGACGACGACGACCAGCGCCCTCGCTTCCTCGTGCGCCACCTCGCCGAGGTCGCCCGCGCCCTCCAGCGCGGTCTCGACGTCCGCGGCTACATGCACTGGTCGCTCCTCGACAACTTCGAGTGGGCCGAGGGCTACGCGCCCCGCTTCGGGCTCGTCCACGTCGATTACGAGACGCAGACCCGCACGCCCCGGCCGAGCGCCGCGCTCTACGCCCGCATCGCCCGCGAGCGCCGCATCGACGACGCGACGTGGGCAGCGATCGGCGCATAGCATCGACGACGCGACGTGGGCGGCGATCGACGAGTAGACTGCGCCCTCATGCAGACCGCGCGCATCGGCGACCTCGACATCCACTACCAGGTCTTCGGAGAGGGAGAGCCCGTGCTCCTGATCATGGGCCTCGGCACCCGGGGCGACAGCTGGACGCCGATGGCCCAGGCGCTCGCCGGCTCGGGCTACCAGGCCATCCAGTTCGACAACCGCGACATCGGCTGGTCCAGCCTCGTCGAGCACCCCCAGTACGAGATCGCCGACATGGCCGAGGACGCCCTCGGCCTCCTCGATCACCTCGGTCTCGACCAGGTCCACCTCGTCGGCATCTCCATGGGCGGCATGATCGCCCAGCAGCTCCTCACCACCCACCCGGCGCGCTTCCGCAAGGCCGTGCTCCTCGCCACCTGGGCTGGCGGGCGCGACGTCGTCGCCTCCCCGCCGGAGCTCCTCGCGCCGGCCCTCACGCCAGGCCTGGATCACGACACCGCGCAGCGCCGCCTGCTCACCGCCATCGCCGCGCCCGGCTTCATCGACGCGCACCCGGAGCTGCTCGCCATGGTCCTCGAAGCCTCGCGCAAGCGCCCCGCCTCACCCGCGGCCGTCGCTCGCCAGCTCGCCGCCGTGCTGCGCTGGTCGTCCTGGGACAAGCTCCCCGAGGTCACCACCCCCACGCTGGTGATCCACGGCGACCACGATCCGCTCATCCCCCTCGCCAACGGTCAGCGCATCGCCGAGCGCATCCCGGGCGCCCGGCTCCTCGTCCTGCCTGGCGTCGGTCACCTCGTCCCGATGGAGGCCCCCCGCGAGACCTTCACCGCCATCCAGCGCTTCCTCGCCGAAGCGTGAGCCCGAGGCGTGCGCCGCTGAAGCGTGAGCCAGCGACGTAGTTCGTGGAAGCGTGAGCCAGCGGTGTTCTCCGCTGAAGCGCGAGCCCGAGGCGTGCGCTCGAAGCGAGGCGCCTGCGCTCGGAGCGAGGCGCCCGTCAGGCTTTCAGGGCAGCTTCACCACGTGCAGCTCCTGCACGACGCCCTTCCCATCCGCGGGCTTCACCAGCACCCCCAGCCGCTTCGACTCCGGCACCACGAAGATGGCCAGGAGCTCCGGCGCCTTCGCCCCGAGGCGTCCCAGCGTCGCCGCGGGCTTCCCCTCGCGCAGTCCTTCCAGGCGCCCGCCCGTGTACCGCAGCTTCATGCCGAGTACCCCGACCTCCAGCTCGTCCCGCCCCGAGGGCCACCCGATCCCGCGGATCGATTCGTACCCCTCGCTTTGCAGCCGTTCCGCGAGCTTCGGCCGCAGCGTCTTCGACACCTCGTCGAGCCGCTCCACGCACGACGCGAAGTCGCAGACCGCGATCACGTCCTTCTTCCGACCTTCCTCGTCGGTGAAGAGGATGTCGAGGCGGAAGCCCTCCTGGTTCCGCTGCTCCAGCGGGTACGCGAACCCCTTCTTCGTCGCCGAGTATCCGATCCGGCGGCCTCCGGTCTTGAGGAAGTCGCGCGCCAGCACCTCGGCGTCGCTGGGCTCCGGTTCGGGTGCAGCGGCAGGCGCTGGCGTCTTGGGCTCCTCCGCGACCGGCTCCGCAGGGGCCGCGGGCGCGGGCTCCACAGGCGCCGCGGGAGCAGGCTCCGCGAGCGGCTCGGGCGCCTCGGGCGGAGGAGGGGAGCCACAGGCCGACAGGAACGCGAGCAACGAGCCGAGGCACAGCGCAGATCGCATCATGTCCCCCTCGTCCGCCGACCGCGCGGCGGAGTCAACGCGGAATCAGACGCCCGTCGACCCGTAACCACCGCCGCCGCGCGCCGTCGCGTCGAGCGTGTCCACCGCCACGAGGTCGGCGATGCCCACCGGGCAGATCACGAGCTGCGCGATCCGCTCCCCACGGGCCACCGAGAACGGCGCCTCTCCGTGGTTGATCAGCAGCACCTTCAGCTCGCCCCGGTAGTCGGGATCGATGGTGCCCGGCGCGTTCAGCACCGTCACGCCGTGCTTCAGCGCGAGCCCCGAGCGCGGCCTCACCTGGCCCTCGTACCCTCGCGGGATCGCCACGGCGTACCCCGTCGGGACGAGCCGCCGTTCGCCAGGCGACAGGGTGATCGGCGCCTCGATCGCCGCGCAGAGATCGAGCCCGACCGCCCCCGCCGACTGGTACGCCGGGACGGGCACCTCGACGGCGCCCACCCGCATGTACGGAATCTTCACCTGCATCGCGTCCGAACCGTCAGTGCCGCGGGAACACGGTGTCCAGCCGCTCGTTGCTGCGCAGCGACTCCAGCGCCGAGTCCGACCAGGCCCGCGTGCGGTCCGAGAAGCCCGCCTCCACCGCCTTCTTCAGGAGCTCCAGCGCCTGGTCCGCGTTGCCACTCTTCGCGCTGGCCCGCGCCGCATCGTAGGCGTCTTCGCTCGCGCCGTTGCGCCGGAACACGGCCTCGTACAGCCGCGCCGACCACTCGAACGAGCCCTCGTCGAAGGCGATCTCCGCCATCTTCCGTGCGTCCTCTTCCGAGAGCGACTCCACGATGTCCAGCGCGTTCGCTGCCGCGCGGTTCACCTCGCCCTGTTCGAGGAGGAGCTGGATCAGCGGGCCCACGACCTCCTTCCGGTCGTCGCCGGCCATCCGCGCCTCTTCGAGGATGCGTCGCGCGACCCGGCTCTCTCCGAGCGCCCGCGCGACCCCCGCCTCCAGCGCCGGATCCACGTCGCCGTACCGCCGCGCCTGCACCACCGACACCTGCGCGGTCTTCGGGTCGTCCCCGAGCAGTCGCACCCACGCCATGATCTCGTGCGCCTGACGCGCCGCCGGTCGGGGCACCGTCTCCCGCGCCAGGATCTCCGCCGCGAGCGCCGCCGCTTCATCCAGGTGATCGTCCGCGAGGGCGCGGCGGCCTCGGCGGATCAAGGAGAGCAGCTCGCCAGGGATGGCGTCTTCCCGCGGGGCCTGCCGCGCTCGCTCCAGATCCACCGCCGTCACATCCGCTTCGGCGCGGAAGCGCTGGTAGCTCTGGACCGCCGACATGCCGAACAGGAACGCGATCCAGTACTGGCGGTACACCACGCTGAGCAGCGTCAACGAGCCCGCGACGAGGAAGGAGATGCCCGCCGCCAGCCGTGTCCGCTTCGGGCCGAGCGCGTGCTCGAGGACGTGCCCACCATCGAACGGCAGCACCGGGATGAGGTTGAAGATGCCCCACGCGATGTTCACCCACAGCAAGCTGTCGATGGCGAAGAGCGCGAGATCCGGCAGCGCGACCGTGGCCGGCGTGAACGTCTTCACGAGGTAGACGACGCCACCCAGCGCGAAGCCCGCGAACGGCCCCGCCAGGCTGATGAAGATGTGATCGAGCCGTCCCAGCGGAAGGACGGTGCGCCACGTCGTCGCGCCGCCGAGGCCGTGCAAGGTGATCTCGGGCTCGATCCTGTGGCGTCGGATCGCGAAGGCGTGGCCGAGCTCGTGGACCAGCACGGAGACGAACACGACGGCGAGCCAGACCAGCATCAAGCCAACCTGGAAAGCGGCGGAATACCCCCCTCGGTTGAGGAGACTCCAGTTGATGATGAACGCGGTGATCCAGAACCAGGGCTGGATCTCCACCGGGATACCGAAGAACCGGAAGCTCAGCACAGCTCTCATTTAGTACGGTCCGGCGTCCGGCGCTTCAACGATTGCGGGCCGCCCAGGGCTGCGCCTAGAGTGCCGTCCCCGCGAGGTGGCGATGGTGAAGGTGCATCCGATCGGGCGGCTCTGGCAGATCGGAGCCTGTATCCTGGGGGTTTCGTGCGGATCGACGCCGCCCGCGAGCGCGCCTTCGTCCGCCGGAGCGGCGGCGGGGCAGAACGCCACGGAGCACCGCGATGCCGCACCTCTCTCCGTCCGGCCGGCCGCTGCTTCCTCCGCCCCGGGTGAGTCTTCCGGGCAAACTGGAGAAGTTTCCAGCACTGGCAAGGCGAACGCGACGTCCGCCCAGGCGTCCGTCGAGCGTGCGCCGCCGCCTCCGATCCCTCCGAGGACGGCCGTGCTGCACATCGGTGACTCGTTCACGCTGGCCGGGTTCGCGCAAGCGCTGAAGCCGCGGATGAAGGCGCTCGGGGTGCGCTACGAGGTGAAGGCGGAGCAGAGTTCGTACACGGTGACGTGGGCGCCGAAGATGGAGCTGCTGGTGGCCAACACGCAGCCCGATCTGGTGATCATCAGTCTGGGCGCGAACGAGGTGGCGAACACGGATCCTCCTGCCCACGGGCCTGCCATCCGGCGTCTGGTGCAGAGCATCGGGAAGCGGCCTTGTGTGTGGGTGGCGCCACCGCTGTGGCGAAAGGACACGGGGATCATCGATGTGATCCGGGAGAACTCGGCGCCATGTCGGTTCTTCGATTCGGACTCGCTGGTGAAGGGGCCGATCCCGCGGCAGTCGGACAAGATCCATCCGAACGAGGAGGGGGGCGCGCTGTGGGCCGAGGCGTTCTGGCAATGGCTGGAGACGGAGCGGGCGCGGGCAGGTGAGGTGGATGCGGCAGGGGTGTCGGCGGGGGGAGCTTCCGGGGAAGGGCGGAGTCCCTGGGCGCTGCGGGCAGGGCCGGTGGAGGAGCATCGGGCGCGGCCGGTTTCGGGGGGGAGTGCTGCGGTGGGGCGGTTGTAGGGTCGGGGGATCCAGCGACCCAGCGGGGCGTCCCGGGGGGCGTGTGGGGGCACGGCAGCGCGG is part of the Chondromyces crocatus genome and encodes:
- a CDS encoding AAA family ATPase, with amino-acid sequence MNRAVRLVELTVSNVGVLVGSVTLGPFVEGINIIHGGNEAGKSTLVEALRIGLFERHGTRHQGIVALQPHGTRLAPEVEITLTIDGEQLRIHKRFLEKPMSTLWLGDGTMLCNREADEELLRRLEGRLPKKGAVSREDMGVWGLLWVTQDETAHADPGATLGEDVRGALADAVGRQVGLLTGGKEGERIRSRVQGEVARFYTQKRVEPTGILRDAHLARQKAEERLTFIEQSLRENEAQRERWTREAARLESLEFSLPTLRDELETARQTAQALHQHEARLTTARAEQATAEARRDARQREVEERKGLVDTIEQLSCDTREERSRLEAMVQLHAEREREGEVAEAALTAIEAQLEAQRAEREATHPLLARAYALDQVARTATDLARAEMLEAESAEVKQALERDALDGRQYDALVSLREQCVVLRSRLEAEGTRVLVPTAAAGETTTGGEGDAGTEESAGVPTTVWLPMPGAVLSVPGIGEAQIDPARPGLALACGRARETQARLREALRSAGPKDLQTARERRAARAVAEEDIWVQRARLAEVAPEGLEVLVREAAAFAERWAHAQGRLAEAERFRSALDRLLTKLGDQPIDDTTVDALRRLSHDVDVADAAWSAVGTQVTVRALDDLTVDLGDGTPATWLAAGQVSPWQIVRPTTMTIGNAELHLVPRGEDLVKAEARLEHARQALGTALQERSLESLAHAEELARARAETESARVRLEQRLGDAAPEGLDVLRKEVARLAAETSDLKSRVQVAREASARVTALEIKLDSNRMTEEAIHRLEALAEEFARCEHEVSVLAARVRWLTGPYAGQERPIAERGPLCAGPTDAENPAHGWEIIPGELTEASHLAQLERTLDDALERANACDLDDARSRWTHGLSLAERQEQLATELERLAPAGLAALRERHGAVLDALGDGPTETDIPSATALQALLEGLTTRIDALERERLPLQEALARHDAARRDDERALSELRVRESSLRHQLDMAQSRLGSAREVASDAALSERLDDAQRVLATADEALAVATTALADAAPELHRDEVARAEGALRAQEAAARTLRDSVVHLETLLDRAALDGHFEALGDARAEHAAAIEIHHRLEREARAARLLADLVEEAYAEAQRRYLTPVVNEVARYLVHLRPGTEIRMTQDLRLDKVTRRGIQEDFDQLSGGTREQLSVIVRIALARVFARDRRPLPLLLDDTLGWTDDTRFLTMVKILRDAAKELQVLILTCHGARFERLMPDYCADLDDLKRDAGMSVS
- a CDS encoding GAF domain-containing protein, producing the protein MIQSRTAGAPYVTEITMAILDDPQRLNRLDPAITRLDADAILDACVEEAARLAEAPIALVSLVMRHVQLFRAHRGLPPELALSCATSRRNSFCQFVVRDERPLVVEDTTIDSWVPQDLVERYGIRAYAGVPVRVDGQPIGTLCVIDITPRRFSPAVMNALEVLGTRVAARLSELVGDEPAEGPPAAPQERLRLLRRMARLLEGALQALGPPLEQARAAELSDTPTLDPAIRSDLSAAVLCYEDLAVAARELSTEATRLSRGAPDPRVETLLMEARSLTRELDEAGPMVRLAQGALSDRVGLEAAAKAVSVTRQALDFHANALAAAQRLLKAADAVDAAWTEVLTPAGEVAP
- a CDS encoding glycoside hydrolase family 1 protein, giving the protein MREVLEFPEHFLFGTATAATQIEGHCEDTDWAAFAREPGRIRGGDTPAVACDHLHRFREDVAIQQQLGLGAHRLSLEWARLEPGEGDFDPAAWDHYREVLGAHRDAGITPMVTLHHFTIPRWLAARGGLANPELPRLLSRFAAHAVEALGDLCTLWITINEPNVVASHGHLLGVWPPAHHAPIEAFRVLQNLLAAHDAMYRAMHDTASQRGHDLAAGVAHHLRIIEPDDTGRVADRAWTALYEWLFNGWFAGAVCERKTHDFFGLNYYSRDLVRFAPERFREAFLERNVRAGAEVNDLGWEIYPEGLGQLLDLWAPRAGVPVYITENGLPDDDDDQRPRFLVRHLAEVARALQRGLDVRGYMHWSLLDNFEWAEGYAPRFGLVHVDYETQTRTPRPSAALYARIARERRIDDATWAAIGA
- a CDS encoding alpha/beta fold hydrolase, which gives rise to MQTARIGDLDIHYQVFGEGEPVLLIMGLGTRGDSWTPMAQALAGSGYQAIQFDNRDIGWSSLVEHPQYEIADMAEDALGLLDHLGLDQVHLVGISMGGMIAQQLLTTHPARFRKAVLLATWAGGRDVVASPPELLAPALTPGLDHDTAQRRLLTAIAAPGFIDAHPELLAMVLEASRKRPASPAAVARQLAAVLRWSSWDKLPEVTTPTLVIHGDHDPLIPLANGQRIAERIPGARLLVLPGVGHLVPMEAPRETFTAIQRFLAEA
- the dut gene encoding dUTP diphosphatase, with protein sequence MQVKIPYMRVGAVEVPVPAYQSAGAVGLDLCAAIEAPITLSPGERRLVPTGYAVAIPRGYEGQVRPRSGLALKHGVTVLNAPGTIDPDYRGELKVLLINHGEAPFSVARGERIAQLVICPVGIADLVAVDTLDATARGGGGYGSTGV
- a CDS encoding M50 family metallopeptidase, translating into MRAVLSFRFFGIPVEIQPWFWITAFIINWSLLNRGGYSAAFQVGLMLVWLAVVFVSVLVHELGHAFAIRRHRIEPEITLHGLGGATTWRTVLPLGRLDHIFISLAGPFAGFALGGVVYLVKTFTPATVALPDLALFAIDSLLWVNIAWGIFNLIPVLPFDGGHVLEHALGPKRTRLAAGISFLVAGSLTLLSVVYRQYWIAFLFGMSAVQSYQRFRAEADVTAVDLERARQAPREDAIPGELLSLIRRGRRALADDHLDEAAALAAEILARETVPRPAARQAHEIMAWVRLLGDDPKTAQVSVVQARRYGDVDPALEAGVARALGESRVARRILEEARMAGDDRKEVVGPLIQLLLEQGEVNRAAANALDIVESLSEEDARKMAEIAFDEGSFEWSARLYEAVFRRNGASEDAYDAARASAKSGNADQALELLKKAVEAGFSDRTRAWSDSALESLRSNERLDTVFPRH
- a CDS encoding SGNH/GDSL hydrolase family protein, yielding MVKVHPIGRLWQIGACILGVSCGSTPPASAPSSAGAAAGQNATEHRDAAPLSVRPAAASSAPGESSGQTGEVSSTGKANATSAQASVERAPPPPIPPRTAVLHIGDSFTLAGFAQALKPRMKALGVRYEVKAEQSSYTVTWAPKMELLVANTQPDLVIISLGANEVANTDPPAHGPAIRRLVQSIGKRPCVWVAPPLWRKDTGIIDVIRENSAPCRFFDSDSLVKGPIPRQSDKIHPNEEGGALWAEAFWQWLETERARAGEVDAAGVSAGGASGEGRSPWALRAGPVEEHRARPVSGGSAAVGRL